From the genome of Oncorhynchus keta strain PuntledgeMale-10-30-2019 unplaced genomic scaffold, Oket_V2 Un_contig_3981_pilon_pilon, whole genome shotgun sequence, one region includes:
- the LOC127924377 gene encoding clumping factor A-like isoform X20, with translation MEEVTQADIDEVTQADIDEVTQADMDEVTQADMEEVTQADMEEVTQADMDEVTQADMDEVTQADMDEVTQADIDEVTQTDMDEVTQADMDEVTQADMDEVTQADMDEVTQADMDEVTQADIDEVTQADMDEVTQADMDEVTQADIDEVTQADMDEVTQADMDEVTQADMDEVTQADMDEVTQADMDEVTQADMDEVTQADIDEVTQADIDEVTQADIDEVTQTDIDEVTQTDIDEVTQTDIDEVTQTDIDEVTQTDIDEVTQTDIDEVTQTDIDEVTQTDIDEVTQADIDEVTQTDIDEVTQADIDEVTQTDIDEVTQADIDEVTQTDIDEVTQTDIDEVTQTDIDEVTQTDIDEVTQTDIDEVTQTDIDEVTQTDIDEVTQTDIDEVTQADIGTVLCCILTCCQRSSVFFL, from the exons atggaggaggtcacacaggcagacattgatgaggtcacacaggcagacattgatgaggtcacacaggcagacatggatgag GTCACACAGGCAGACATGGAGGAGGTCACACAGGCAGACATGGAGGAGGTCACACAGGCAGACATGGATGAGGTCACACAGGCAGACATGGATGAGGTCACACAGGCAGACATGGATGAGGTCACACAGGCAGACATTGAtgaggtcacacagacagacatggatgAGGTCACACAGGCAGACATGGATGAGGTCACACAGGCAGACATGGATGAG GTCACACAGGCAGACATGGATGAGGTCACACAGGCAGACATGGATGAGGTCACACAGGCAGACATTGATGAGGTCACACAGGCAGACATGGATGAGGTCACACAGGCAGACATGGATGAGGTCACACAGGCAGACATTGATGAGGTCACACAGGCAGACATGGATGAGGTCACACAGGCAGACATGGATGAG GTCACACAGGCAGACATGGATGAGGTCACACAGGCAGACATGGATGAGGTCACACAGGCAGACATGGATGAGGTCACACAGGCAGACATGGATGAGGTCACACAGGCAGACATTGATGAGGTCACACAGGCAGACATTGATGAGGTCACACAGGCAGACATTGAtgaggtcacacagacagacattgatgaggtcacacagacagacattgatgaggtcacacagacagacattgatgaggtcacacagacagacattgatgaggtcacacagacagacattgatgaggtcacacagacagacattgatgaggtcacacagacagacattgatgaggtcacacagacagacattgatgaggtcacacaggcagacattgatgag gtcacacagacagacattgatgaggtcacacaggcagacattgatgag gtcacacagacagacattgatgaggtcacacaggcagacattgatgaggtcacacagacagacattgatgaggtcacacagacagacattgatgaggtcacacagacagacattgatgaggtcacacagacagacattgatgaggtcacacagacagacattgatgaggtcacacagacagacattgatgAG gtcacacagacagacattgatgaggtcacacagacagacattgatgaggtcacacaggcagacattggaactgtattgtgttgtattctgACCTGCTGCCAGAGAAGTTCTGTGTTCTTCCTTTAA
- the LOC127924377 gene encoding clumping factor A-like isoform X50 — MEEVTQADIDEVTQADIDEVTQADMDEVTQADMEEVTQADMEEVTQADMDEVTQADMDEVTQADMDEVTQADIDEVTQTDMDEVTQADMDEVTQADMDEVTQADMDEVTQADMDEVTQADIDEVTQADMDEVTQADMDEVTQADIDEVTQADMDEVTQADMDEVTQADMDEVTQADMDEVTQADMDEVTQADMDEVTQADIDEVTQADIDEVTQADIDEVTQTDIDEVTQTDIDEVTQTDIDEVTQTDIDEVTQTDIDEVTQADIGTVLCCILTCCQRSSVFFL, encoded by the exons atggaggaggtcacacaggcagacattgatgaggtcacacaggcagacattgatgaggtcacacaggcagacatggatgag GTCACACAGGCAGACATGGAGGAGGTCACACAGGCAGACATGGAGGAGGTCACACAGGCAGACATGGATGAGGTCACACAGGCAGACATGGATGAGGTCACACAGGCAGACATGGATGAGGTCACACAGGCAGACATTGAtgaggtcacacagacagacatggatgAGGTCACACAGGCAGACATGGATGAGGTCACACAGGCAGACATGGATGAG GTCACACAGGCAGACATGGATGAGGTCACACAGGCAGACATGGATGAGGTCACACAGGCAGACATTGATGAGGTCACACAGGCAGACATGGATGAGGTCACACAGGCAGACATGGATGAGGTCACACAGGCAGACATTGATGAGGTCACACAGGCAGACATGGATGAGGTCACACAGGCAGACATGGATGAG GTCACACAGGCAGACATGGATGAGGTCACACAGGCAGACATGGATGAGGTCACACAGGCAGACATGGATGAGGTCACACAGGCAGACATGGATGAGGTCACACAGGCAGACATTGATGAGGTCACACAGGCAGACATTGATGAGGTCACACAGGCAGACATTGAtgaggtcacacagacagacattgatgaggtcacacagacagacattgatgaggtcacacagacagacattgatgag gtcacacagacagacattgatgaggtcacacagacagacattgatgaggtcacacaggcagacattggaactgtattgtgttgtattctgACCTGCTGCCAGAGAAGTTCTGTGTTCTTCCTTTAA
- the LOC127924377 gene encoding clumping factor A-like isoform X35, translating to MEEVTQADIDEVTQADIDEVTQADMDEVTQADMEEVTQADMEEVTQADMDEVTQADMDEVTQADMDEVTQADIDEVTQTDMDEVTQADMDEVTQADMDEVTQADMDEVTQADMDEVTQADIDEVTQADMDEVTQADMDEVTQADIDEVTQADMDEVTQADMDEVTQADMDEVTQADMDEVTQADMDEVTQADMDEVTQADIDEVTQADIDEVTQADIDEVTQTDIDEVTQTDIDEVTQTDIDEVTQTDIDEVTQTDIDEVTQADIDEVTQTDIDEVTQTDIDEVTQTDIDEVTQTDIDEVTQTDIDEVTQTDIDEVTQTDIDEVTQTDIDEVTQADIGTVLCCILTCCQRSSVFFL from the exons atggaggaggtcacacaggcagacattgatgaggtcacacaggcagacattgatgaggtcacacaggcagacatggatgag GTCACACAGGCAGACATGGAGGAGGTCACACAGGCAGACATGGAGGAGGTCACACAGGCAGACATGGATGAGGTCACACAGGCAGACATGGATGAGGTCACACAGGCAGACATGGATGAGGTCACACAGGCAGACATTGAtgaggtcacacagacagacatggatgAGGTCACACAGGCAGACATGGATGAGGTCACACAGGCAGACATGGATGAG GTCACACAGGCAGACATGGATGAGGTCACACAGGCAGACATGGATGAGGTCACACAGGCAGACATTGATGAGGTCACACAGGCAGACATGGATGAGGTCACACAGGCAGACATGGATGAGGTCACACAGGCAGACATTGATGAGGTCACACAGGCAGACATGGATGAGGTCACACAGGCAGACATGGATGAG GTCACACAGGCAGACATGGATGAGGTCACACAGGCAGACATGGATGAGGTCACACAGGCAGACATGGATGAGGTCACACAGGCAGACATGGATGAGGTCACACAGGCAGACATTGATGAGGTCACACAGGCAGACATTGATGAGGTCACACAGGCAGACATTGAtgaggtcacacagacagacattgatgaggtcacacagacagacattgatgaggtcacacagacagacattgatgaggtcacacagacagacattgatgag gtcacacagacagacattgatgaggtcacacaggcagacattgatgaggtcacacagacagacattgatgaggtcacacagacagacattgatgaggtcacacagacagacattgatgaggtcacacagacagacattgatgaggtcacacagacagacattgatgaggtcacacagacagacattgatgAG gtcacacagacagacattgatgaggtcacacagacagacattgatgaggtcacacaggcagacattggaactgtattgtgttgtattctgACCTGCTGCCAGAGAAGTTCTGTGTTCTTCCTTTAA
- the LOC127924377 gene encoding clumping factor A-like isoform X1 → MEEVTQADIDEVTQADIDEVTQADMDEVTQADMEEVTQADMEEVTQADMDEVTQADMDEVTQADMDEVTQADIDEVTQTDMDEVTQADMDEVTQADMDEVTQADMDEVTQADMDEVTQADIDEVTQADMDEVTQADMDEVTQADIDEVTQADMDEVTQADMDEVTQADMDEVTQADMDEVTQADMDEVTQADMDEVTQADIDEVTQADIDEVTQADIDEVTQTDIDEVTQTDIDEVTQTDIDEVTQTDIDEVTQTDIDEVTQTDIDEVTQTDIDEVTQTDIDEVTQADIDEVTQTDIDEVTQTDIDEVTQTDIDEVTQTDIDEVTQTDIDEVTQTDIDEVTQTDIDEVTQTDIDEVTQADIDEVTQTDIDEVTQTDIDEVTQTDIDEVTQTDIDEVTQTDIDEVTQTDIDEVTQADIDEVTQTDIDEVTQTDIDEVTQTDIDEVTQTDIDEVTQTDIDEVTQTDIDEVTQTDIDEVTQADIGTVLCCILTCCQRSSVFFL, encoded by the exons atggaggaggtcacacaggcagacattgatgaggtcacacaggcagacattgatgaggtcacacaggcagacatggatgag GTCACACAGGCAGACATGGAGGAGGTCACACAGGCAGACATGGAGGAGGTCACACAGGCAGACATGGATGAGGTCACACAGGCAGACATGGATGAGGTCACACAGGCAGACATGGATGAGGTCACACAGGCAGACATTGAtgaggtcacacagacagacatggatgAGGTCACACAGGCAGACATGGATGAGGTCACACAGGCAGACATGGATGAG GTCACACAGGCAGACATGGATGAGGTCACACAGGCAGACATGGATGAGGTCACACAGGCAGACATTGATGAGGTCACACAGGCAGACATGGATGAGGTCACACAGGCAGACATGGATGAGGTCACACAGGCAGACATTGATGAGGTCACACAGGCAGACATGGATGAGGTCACACAGGCAGACATGGATGAG GTCACACAGGCAGACATGGATGAGGTCACACAGGCAGACATGGATGAGGTCACACAGGCAGACATGGATGAGGTCACACAGGCAGACATGGATGAGGTCACACAGGCAGACATTGATGAGGTCACACAGGCAGACATTGATGAGGTCACACAGGCAGACATTGAtgaggtcacacagacagacattgatgaggtcacacagacagacattgatgaggtcacacagacagacattgatgaggtcacacagacagacattgatgaggtcacacagacagacattgatgaggtcacacagacagacattgatgaggtcacacagacagacattgatgaggtcacacagacagacattgatgaggtcacacaggcagacattgatgaggtcacacagacagacattgatgaggtcacacagacagacattgatgaggtcacacagacagacattgatgaggtcacacagacagacattgatgag gtcacacagacagacattgatgaggtcacacagacagacattgatgaggtcacacagacagacattgatgaggtcacacagacagacattgatgaggtcacacaggcagacattgatgaggtcacacagacagacattgatgaggtcacacagacagacattgatgaggtcacacagacagacattgatgaggtcacacagacagacattgatgaggtcacacagacagacattgatgAG gtcacacagacagacattgatgaggtcacacaggcagacattgatgaggtcacacagacagacattgatgaggtcacacagacagacattgatgaggtcacacagacagacattgatgaggtcacacagacagacattgatgaggtcacacagacagacattgatgag gtcacacagacagacattgatgaggtcacacagacagacattgatgaggtcacacaggcagacattggaactgtattgtgttgtattctgACCTGCTGCCAGAGAAGTTCTGTGTTCTTCCTTTAA
- the LOC127924377 gene encoding clumping factor A-like isoform X5, producing the protein MEEVTQADIDEVTQADIDEVTQADMDEVTQADMEEVTQADMEEVTQADMDEVTQADMDEVTQADMDEVTQADIDEVTQTDMDEVTQADMDEVTQADMDEVTQADMDEVTQADMDEVTQADIDEVTQADMDEVTQADMDEVTQADIDEVTQADMDEVTQADMDEVTQADMDEVTQADMDEVTQADMDEVTQADMDEVTQADIDEVTQADIDEVTQADIDEVTQTDIDEVTQTDIDEVTQTDIDEVTQTDIDEVTQTDIDEVTQTDIDEVTQTDIDEVTQTDIDEVTQADIDEVTQTDIDEVTQTDIDEVTQADIDEVTQTDIDEVTQTDIDEVTQTDIDEVTQTDIDEVTQTDIDEVTQTDIDEVTQADIDEVTQTDIDEVTQTDIDEVTQTDIDEVTQTDIDEVTQTDIDEVTQTDIDEVTQTDIDEVTQTDIDEVTQADIGTVLCCILTCCQRSSVFFL; encoded by the exons atggaggaggtcacacaggcagacattgatgaggtcacacaggcagacattgatgaggtcacacaggcagacatggatgag GTCACACAGGCAGACATGGAGGAGGTCACACAGGCAGACATGGAGGAGGTCACACAGGCAGACATGGATGAGGTCACACAGGCAGACATGGATGAGGTCACACAGGCAGACATGGATGAGGTCACACAGGCAGACATTGAtgaggtcacacagacagacatggatgAGGTCACACAGGCAGACATGGATGAGGTCACACAGGCAGACATGGATGAG GTCACACAGGCAGACATGGATGAGGTCACACAGGCAGACATGGATGAGGTCACACAGGCAGACATTGATGAGGTCACACAGGCAGACATGGATGAGGTCACACAGGCAGACATGGATGAGGTCACACAGGCAGACATTGATGAGGTCACACAGGCAGACATGGATGAGGTCACACAGGCAGACATGGATGAG GTCACACAGGCAGACATGGATGAGGTCACACAGGCAGACATGGATGAGGTCACACAGGCAGACATGGATGAGGTCACACAGGCAGACATGGATGAGGTCACACAGGCAGACATTGATGAGGTCACACAGGCAGACATTGATGAGGTCACACAGGCAGACATTGAtgaggtcacacagacagacattgatgaggtcacacagacagacattgatgaggtcacacagacagacattgatgaggtcacacagacagacattgatgaggtcacacagacagacattgatgaggtcacacagacagacattgatgaggtcacacagacagacattgatgaggtcacacagacagacattgatgaggtcacacaggcagacattgatgag gtcacacagacagacattgatgaggtcacacagacagacattgatgaggtcacacaggcagacattgatgaggtcacacagacagacattgatgaggtcacacagacagacattgatgaggtcacacagacagacattgatgaggtcacacagacagacattgatgaggtcacacagacagacattgatgAG gtcacacagacagacattgatgaggtcacacaggcagacattgatgaggtcacacagacagacattgatgaggtcacacagacagacattgatgaggtcacacagacagacattgatgaggtcacacagacagacattgatgaggtcacacagacagacattgatgaggtcacacagacagacattgatgAG gtcacacagacagacattgatgaggtcacacagacagacattgatgaggtcacacaggcagacattggaactgtattgtgttgtattctgACCTGCTGCCAGAGAAGTTCTGTGTTCTTCCTTTAA
- the LOC127924377 gene encoding clumping factor A-like isoform X24, translating into MEEVTQADIDEVTQADIDEVTQADMDEVTQADMEEVTQADMEEVTQADMDEVTQADMDEVTQADMDEVTQADIDEVTQTDMDEVTQADMDEVTQADMDEVTQADMDEVTQADMDEVTQADIDEVTQADMDEVTQADMDEVTQADIDEVTQADMDEVTQADMDEVTQADMDEVTQADMDEVTQADMDEVTQADMDEVTQADIDEVTQADIDEVTQADIDEVTQTDIDEVTQTDIDEVTQTDIDEVTQTDIDEVTQTDIDEVTQTDIDEVTQTDIDEVTQTDIDEVTQADIDEVTQTDIDEVTQTDIDEVTQTDIDEVTQTDIDEVTQTDIDEVTQTDIDEVTQTDIDEVTQTDIDEVTQTDIDEVTQTDIDEVTQADIGTVLCCILTCCQRSSVFFL; encoded by the exons atggaggaggtcacacaggcagacattgatgaggtcacacaggcagacattgatgaggtcacacaggcagacatggatgag GTCACACAGGCAGACATGGAGGAGGTCACACAGGCAGACATGGAGGAGGTCACACAGGCAGACATGGATGAGGTCACACAGGCAGACATGGATGAGGTCACACAGGCAGACATGGATGAGGTCACACAGGCAGACATTGAtgaggtcacacagacagacatggatgAGGTCACACAGGCAGACATGGATGAGGTCACACAGGCAGACATGGATGAG GTCACACAGGCAGACATGGATGAGGTCACACAGGCAGACATGGATGAGGTCACACAGGCAGACATTGATGAGGTCACACAGGCAGACATGGATGAGGTCACACAGGCAGACATGGATGAGGTCACACAGGCAGACATTGATGAGGTCACACAGGCAGACATGGATGAGGTCACACAGGCAGACATGGATGAG GTCACACAGGCAGACATGGATGAGGTCACACAGGCAGACATGGATGAGGTCACACAGGCAGACATGGATGAGGTCACACAGGCAGACATGGATGAGGTCACACAGGCAGACATTGATGAGGTCACACAGGCAGACATTGATGAGGTCACACAGGCAGACATTGAtgaggtcacacagacagacattgatgaggtcacacagacagacattgatgaggtcacacagacagacattgatgaggtcacacagacagacattgatgaggtcacacagacagacattgatgaggtcacacagacagacattgatgaggtcacacagacagacattgatgaggtcacacagacagacattgatgaggtcacacaggcagacattgatgaggtcacacagacagacattgatgaggtcacacagacagacattgatgaggtcacacagacagacattgatgaggtcacacagacagacattgatgag gtcacacagacagacattgatgaggtcacacagacagacattgatgaggtcacacagacagacattgatgaggtcacacagacagacattgatgag gtcacacagacagacattgatgaggtcacacagacagacattgatgaggtcacacaggcagacattggaactgtattgtgttgtattctgACCTGCTGCCAGAGAAGTTCTGTGTTCTTCCTTTAA
- the LOC127924377 gene encoding clumping factor A-like isoform X26 codes for MEEVTQADIDEVTQADIDEVTQADMDEVTQADMEEVTQADMEEVTQADMDEVTQADMDEVTQADMDEVTQADIDEVTQTDMDEVTQADMDEVTQADMDEVTQADMDEVTQADMDEVTQADIDEVTQADMDEVTQADMDEVTQADIDEVTQADMDEVTQADMDEVTQADMDEVTQADMDEVTQADMDEVTQADMDEVTQADIDEVTQADIDEVTQADIDEVTQTDIDEVTQTDIDEVTQTDIDEVTQTDIDEVTQTDIDEVTQTDIDEVTQTDIDEVTQTDIDEVTQADIDEVTQADIDEVTQTDIDEVTQTDIDEVTQTDIDEVTQTDIDEVTQTDIDEVTQTDIDEVTQTDIDEVTQTDIDEVTQADIGTVLCCILTCCQRSSVFFL; via the exons atggaggaggtcacacaggcagacattgatgaggtcacacaggcagacattgatgaggtcacacaggcagacatggatgag GTCACACAGGCAGACATGGAGGAGGTCACACAGGCAGACATGGAGGAGGTCACACAGGCAGACATGGATGAGGTCACACAGGCAGACATGGATGAGGTCACACAGGCAGACATGGATGAGGTCACACAGGCAGACATTGAtgaggtcacacagacagacatggatgAGGTCACACAGGCAGACATGGATGAGGTCACACAGGCAGACATGGATGAG GTCACACAGGCAGACATGGATGAGGTCACACAGGCAGACATGGATGAGGTCACACAGGCAGACATTGATGAGGTCACACAGGCAGACATGGATGAGGTCACACAGGCAGACATGGATGAGGTCACACAGGCAGACATTGATGAGGTCACACAGGCAGACATGGATGAGGTCACACAGGCAGACATGGATGAG GTCACACAGGCAGACATGGATGAGGTCACACAGGCAGACATGGATGAGGTCACACAGGCAGACATGGATGAGGTCACACAGGCAGACATGGATGAGGTCACACAGGCAGACATTGATGAGGTCACACAGGCAGACATTGATGAGGTCACACAGGCAGACATTGAtgaggtcacacagacagacattgatgaggtcacacagacagacattgatgaggtcacacagacagacattgatgaggtcacacagacagacattgatgaggtcacacagacagacattgatgaggtcacacagacagacattgatgaggtcacacagacagacattgatgaggtcacacagacagacattgatgaggtcacacaggcagacattgatgag gtcacacaggcagacattgatgaggtcacacagacagacattgatgaggtcacacagacagacattgatgaggtcacacagacagacattgatgaggtcacacagacagacattgatgaggtcacacagacagacattgatgaggtcacacagacagacattgatgAG gtcacacagacagacattgatgaggtcacacagacagacattgatgaggtcacacaggcagacattggaactgtattgtgttgtattctgACCTGCTGCCAGAGAAGTTCTGTGTTCTTCCTTTAA
- the LOC127924377 gene encoding clumping factor A-like isoform X25, with amino-acid sequence MEEVTQADIDEVTQADIDEVTQADMDEVTQADMEEVTQADMEEVTQADMDEVTQADMDEVTQADMDEVTQADIDEVTQTDMDEVTQADMDEVTQADMDEVTQADMDEVTQADMDEVTQADIDEVTQADMDEVTQADMDEVTQADIDEVTQADMDEVTQADMDEVTQADMDEVTQADMDEVTQADMDEVTQADMDEVTQADIDEVTQADIDEVTQADIDEVTQTDIDEVTQTDIDEVTQTDIDEVTQTDIDEVTQTDIDEVTQTDIDEVTQTDIDEVTQTDIDEVTQTDIDEVTQADIDEVTQTDIDEVTQTDIDEVTQTDIDEVTQTDIDEVTQTDIDEVTQTDIDEVTQTDIDEVTQTDIDEVTQADIGTVLCCILTCCQRSSVFFL; translated from the exons atggaggaggtcacacaggcagacattgatgaggtcacacaggcagacattgatgaggtcacacaggcagacatggatgag GTCACACAGGCAGACATGGAGGAGGTCACACAGGCAGACATGGAGGAGGTCACACAGGCAGACATGGATGAGGTCACACAGGCAGACATGGATGAGGTCACACAGGCAGACATGGATGAGGTCACACAGGCAGACATTGAtgaggtcacacagacagacatggatgAGGTCACACAGGCAGACATGGATGAGGTCACACAGGCAGACATGGATGAG GTCACACAGGCAGACATGGATGAGGTCACACAGGCAGACATGGATGAGGTCACACAGGCAGACATTGATGAGGTCACACAGGCAGACATGGATGAGGTCACACAGGCAGACATGGATGAGGTCACACAGGCAGACATTGATGAGGTCACACAGGCAGACATGGATGAGGTCACACAGGCAGACATGGATGAG GTCACACAGGCAGACATGGATGAGGTCACACAGGCAGACATGGATGAGGTCACACAGGCAGACATGGATGAGGTCACACAGGCAGACATGGATGAGGTCACACAGGCAGACATTGATGAGGTCACACAGGCAGACATTGATGAGGTCACACAGGCAGACATTGAtgaggtcacacagacagacattgatgaggtcacacagacagacattgatgaggtcacacagacagacattgatgaggtcacacagacagacattgatgaggtcacacagacagacattgatgaggtcacacagacagacattgatgaggtcacacagacagacattgatgaggtcacacagacagacattgatgag gtcacacagacagacattgatgaggtcacacaggcagacattgatgaggtcacacagacagacattgatgaggtcacacagacagacattgatgaggtcacacagacagacattgatgaggtcacacagacagacattgatgaggtcacacagacagacattgatgaggtcacacagacagacattgatgAG gtcacacagacagacattgatgaggtcacacagacagacattgatgaggtcacacaggcagacattggaactgtattgtgttgtattctgACCTGCTGCCAGAGAAGTTCTGTGTTCTTCCTTTAA
- the LOC127924377 gene encoding clumping factor A-like isoform X37 — MEEVTQADIDEVTQADIDEVTQADMDEVTQADMEEVTQADMEEVTQADMDEVTQADMDEVTQADMDEVTQADIDEVTQTDMDEVTQADMDEVTQADMDEVTQADMDEVTQADMDEVTQADIDEVTQADMDEVTQADMDEVTQADIDEVTQADMDEVTQADMDEVTQADMDEVTQADMDEVTQADMDEVTQADMDEVTQADIDEVTQADIDEVTQADIDEVTQTDIDEVTQTDIDEVTQTDIDEVTQTDIDEVTQTDIDEVTQTDIDEVTQTDIDEVTQTDIDEVTQADIDEVTQTDIDEVTQTDIDEVTQTDIDEVTQTDIDEVTQTDIDEVTQADIGTVLCCILTCCQRSSVFFL, encoded by the exons atggaggaggtcacacaggcagacattgatgaggtcacacaggcagacattgatgaggtcacacaggcagacatggatgag GTCACACAGGCAGACATGGAGGAGGTCACACAGGCAGACATGGAGGAGGTCACACAGGCAGACATGGATGAGGTCACACAGGCAGACATGGATGAGGTCACACAGGCAGACATGGATGAGGTCACACAGGCAGACATTGAtgaggtcacacagacagacatggatgAGGTCACACAGGCAGACATGGATGAGGTCACACAGGCAGACATGGATGAG GTCACACAGGCAGACATGGATGAGGTCACACAGGCAGACATGGATGAGGTCACACAGGCAGACATTGATGAGGTCACACAGGCAGACATGGATGAGGTCACACAGGCAGACATGGATGAGGTCACACAGGCAGACATTGATGAGGTCACACAGGCAGACATGGATGAGGTCACACAGGCAGACATGGATGAG GTCACACAGGCAGACATGGATGAGGTCACACAGGCAGACATGGATGAGGTCACACAGGCAGACATGGATGAGGTCACACAGGCAGACATGGATGAGGTCACACAGGCAGACATTGATGAGGTCACACAGGCAGACATTGATGAGGTCACACAGGCAGACATTGAtgaggtcacacagacagacattgatgaggtcacacagacagacattgatgaggtcacacagacagacattgatgaggtcacacagacagacattgatgaggtcacacagacagacattgatgaggtcacacagacagacattgatgaggtcacacagacagacattgatgaggtcacacagacagacattgatgaggtcacacaggcagacattgatgaggtcacacagacagacattgatgaggtcacacagacagacattgatgaggtcacacagacagacattgatgag gtcacacagacagacattgatgaggtcacacagacagacattgatgaggtcacacaggcagacattggaactgtattgtgttgtattctgACCTGCTGCCAGAGAAGTTCTGTGTTCTTCCTTTAA